One region of Bombus affinis isolate iyBomAffi1 chromosome 5, iyBomAffi1.2, whole genome shotgun sequence genomic DNA includes:
- the LOC126916831 gene encoding putative inorganic phosphate cotransporter isoform X2, which yields MALNHKILDSLTCRQVLNIMVILGFMLNYMLRVNMTIAIVSMVIPSNDTWRLNDSSKSATTEYFDRGIAVNVTSLDNGTATIAPNPATASFPYAPAHEETNRTRYPWNEYQVNLVLGSFFWGYICTELPGGRLAEVVGPKRVFGYSMMVSSAITLLTPLSATYGYIAVVALRAVLGFMLGATWPAMQPMTARWIPPAERSKFVSNMMASSLGAAITMPICGFLIAYLGWESVFYVTGAIGLVWSVAWFFLIFDSPRQHPRITIEERQYIEDSIGSTSTTKRLPVPWKSIFLSTPVWAIVLTHSCNVFGYFTVVNQLPTYMKYILNFNIKENGLLSSLPYLGKYIFAVTTSSVADYLFKTKKLSVTAIRKIFTSFAVLSPGLLMIVQANYGYDRITSVSIFTIALTINGAVTAGYLGNSLDIAPNFSGTIFGMMNTLGSLGGFLSSYMVGSLTYKNQTYSGWSIVFWILGWIYCLGALTFTIFGSGQLQPWNNPEKKQVRKQSNVITIDHPQEFVSLDEKTVP from the exons ATGGCTTTGAACCACAAGATCCTAG ATTCGCTGACGTGTAGACAAGTGTTAAACATCATGGTGATCCTTGGTTTCATGCTAAACTATATGCTACGCGTCAACATGACGATCGCCATAGTATCGATGGTGATTCCGAGCAACGATACTTGGCGGTTGAACGATTCGAGTAAATCTGCCACGACCGAGTACTTCGATCGTGGAATCGCGGTAAACGTTACCTCGCTCGATAATGGAACAGCGACGATCGCCCCTAATCCCGCTACAGCTTCGTTCCCCTATGCGCCTGCACAC GAGGAAACGAATCGAACCAGATATCCGTGGAACGAGTACCAAGTGAATCTCGTGTTGGGTAGCTTTTTCTGGGGCTACATATGCACAGAGTTGCCAGGTGGCCGTCTCGCTGAAGTAGTAGGACCTAAAAGAGTGTTTGGATACAGTATGATGGTATCTAgcgctattacgttattaacaCCTCTGTCGGCGACTTATGGCTACATCGCTGTCGTCGCCTTAAGAGCGGTGCTTGGATTCATGTTG GGAGCTACTTGGCCTGCCATGCAGCCGATGACCGCAAGGTGGATACCACCGGCGGAACGCAGCAAATTCGTCTCGAATATGATGG CTTCGTCGCTCGGAGCGGCGATAACTATGCCGATTTGTGGATTTCTAATCGCTTACCTCGGTTGGGAATCCGTGTTCTACGTAACCGGAGCGATAGGCCTCGTATGGAGCGTAGCTTGGTTTTTCTTAATATTCGATTCTCCTAGACAACATCCGAGAATCACGATCGAGGAACGCCAATATATCGAAGACTCGATCGGTTCTACTTCCACGACAAAG CGGTTGCCCGTTCCGTGGAAATCCATCTTTCTCTCGACTCCCGTTTGGGCTATCGTGCTGACTCACTCGTGTAACGTGTTCGGTTACTTTACCGTTGTCAATCAACTACCAACTTACATGAAGTACATCTTAAATTTCAACATCAAAGAG AACGGATTATTATCCTCCCTGCCGTACCTTGGCAAATACATCTTTGCCGTTACAACATCGTCTGTGGCTGACTATTTGTTCAAGACAAAGAAATTGTCGGTAACGGCTATTCGAAAGATCTTCACTAGCTTCG CCGTGTTAAGTCCAGGATTATTGATGATCGTGCAAGCAAATTACGGATACGATCGCATTACGTCCGTATCGATTTTCACTATTGCTCTGACGATCAACGGTGCAGTGACAGCTGGATATCTGGGGAACAGTTTAGACATTGCACCCAACTTTTCAGGCACCATTTTCGGCATGATGAACACGCTCGGTTCCCTAGGCGGATTTCTAAGCAGTTACATGGTCGGCTCGTTAACCTACAAAAATCAAACCTATTCAGGATGGAGTATCGTTTTTTGGATATTAGGGTGGATTTATTGTCTTGGCGCACTCACGTTTACCATTTTTGGTAGCGGTCAGTTACAACCGTGGAACAATCCCGAGAAGAAGCAAGTACGAAAACAAAGCAACGTAATCACCATCGATCATCCGCAGGAATTCGTTTCGCTAGACGAAAAGACTGTTCCTTGa
- the LOC126916831 gene encoding sialin isoform X1 has product MALNHKILDSLTCRQVLNIMVILGFMLNYMLRVNMTIAIVSMVIPSNDTWRLNDSSKSATTEYFDRGIAVNVTSLDNGTATIAPNPATASFPYAPAHEETNRTRYPWNEYQVNLVLGSFFWGYICTELPGGRLAEVVGPKRVFGYSMMVSSAITLLTPLSATYGYIAVVALRAVLGFMLGATWPAMQPMTARWIPPAERSKFVSNMMASSLGAAITMPICGFLIAYLGWESVFYVTGAIGLVWSVAWFFLIFDSPRQHPRITIEERQYIEDSIGSTSTTKVRSKSTYASNSIRYLSVFGLQRLPVPWKSIFLSTPVWAIVLTHSCNVFGYFTVVNQLPTYMKYILNFNIKENGLLSSLPYLGKYIFAVTTSSVADYLFKTKKLSVTAIRKIFTSFAVLSPGLLMIVQANYGYDRITSVSIFTIALTINGAVTAGYLGNSLDIAPNFSGTIFGMMNTLGSLGGFLSSYMVGSLTYKNQTYSGWSIVFWILGWIYCLGALTFTIFGSGQLQPWNNPEKKQVRKQSNVITIDHPQEFVSLDEKTVP; this is encoded by the exons ATGGCTTTGAACCACAAGATCCTAG ATTCGCTGACGTGTAGACAAGTGTTAAACATCATGGTGATCCTTGGTTTCATGCTAAACTATATGCTACGCGTCAACATGACGATCGCCATAGTATCGATGGTGATTCCGAGCAACGATACTTGGCGGTTGAACGATTCGAGTAAATCTGCCACGACCGAGTACTTCGATCGTGGAATCGCGGTAAACGTTACCTCGCTCGATAATGGAACAGCGACGATCGCCCCTAATCCCGCTACAGCTTCGTTCCCCTATGCGCCTGCACAC GAGGAAACGAATCGAACCAGATATCCGTGGAACGAGTACCAAGTGAATCTCGTGTTGGGTAGCTTTTTCTGGGGCTACATATGCACAGAGTTGCCAGGTGGCCGTCTCGCTGAAGTAGTAGGACCTAAAAGAGTGTTTGGATACAGTATGATGGTATCTAgcgctattacgttattaacaCCTCTGTCGGCGACTTATGGCTACATCGCTGTCGTCGCCTTAAGAGCGGTGCTTGGATTCATGTTG GGAGCTACTTGGCCTGCCATGCAGCCGATGACCGCAAGGTGGATACCACCGGCGGAACGCAGCAAATTCGTCTCGAATATGATGG CTTCGTCGCTCGGAGCGGCGATAACTATGCCGATTTGTGGATTTCTAATCGCTTACCTCGGTTGGGAATCCGTGTTCTACGTAACCGGAGCGATAGGCCTCGTATGGAGCGTAGCTTGGTTTTTCTTAATATTCGATTCTCCTAGACAACATCCGAGAATCACGATCGAGGAACGCCAATATATCGAAGACTCGATCGGTTCTACTTCCACGACAAAGGTACGATCGAAGAGTACATATGCGTCTAATTCGATACGTTATCTCTCTGTTTTTGGTTTGCAGCGGTTGCCCGTTCCGTGGAAATCCATCTTTCTCTCGACTCCCGTTTGGGCTATCGTGCTGACTCACTCGTGTAACGTGTTCGGTTACTTTACCGTTGTCAATCAACTACCAACTTACATGAAGTACATCTTAAATTTCAACATCAAAGAG AACGGATTATTATCCTCCCTGCCGTACCTTGGCAAATACATCTTTGCCGTTACAACATCGTCTGTGGCTGACTATTTGTTCAAGACAAAGAAATTGTCGGTAACGGCTATTCGAAAGATCTTCACTAGCTTCG CCGTGTTAAGTCCAGGATTATTGATGATCGTGCAAGCAAATTACGGATACGATCGCATTACGTCCGTATCGATTTTCACTATTGCTCTGACGATCAACGGTGCAGTGACAGCTGGATATCTGGGGAACAGTTTAGACATTGCACCCAACTTTTCAGGCACCATTTTCGGCATGATGAACACGCTCGGTTCCCTAGGCGGATTTCTAAGCAGTTACATGGTCGGCTCGTTAACCTACAAAAATCAAACCTATTCAGGATGGAGTATCGTTTTTTGGATATTAGGGTGGATTTATTGTCTTGGCGCACTCACGTTTACCATTTTTGGTAGCGGTCAGTTACAACCGTGGAACAATCCCGAGAAGAAGCAAGTACGAAAACAAAGCAACGTAATCACCATCGATCATCCGCAGGAATTCGTTTCGCTAGACGAAAAGACTGTTCCTTGa